In Rhizobium sp. ARZ01, a genomic segment contains:
- a CDS encoding serine hydrolase: MFSRAAGFAAATSRSLFVAGGLALAVSAGAAHANPKYAGIVIDAKTGKVLYSEAPDDLRYPASLTKMMTVYLTFEALEAGKIRKDTLVPVSKNAAAEPPSKLGVRPGSKLTVEQAIQALVTRSANDVATALGEFLGGSEDRFARMMTQKARALGMTRTVYRNAHGLPNTAQVTTARDQARLGLALRQHFPQYYAYFNTRSFRYGKQTIGNHNRLLGVVRGVDGIKTGYTRASGFNLVTSAQADGRSVVGVVLGGRSGGARDQQMKQLIARYMPAASRRGGGNLIAETADAPTLTASAAANTVSANVASVETARSLDLPENGPIPTYRYEESRIETAYAATTSESSTRVVGKDALAATLRIQRNVAVPAAAPEIAVEQDDAEPAVDALTTSSTAASAPSGWVIQIGATPDRVQALALLDRAQDRGGKALRGAQPFTVAVGNGSEQLYRARFGGFSGQDNAVNACKALKKKGIACWASQQ, encoded by the coding sequence ATTTTTTCGCGCGCGGCCGGGTTCGCAGCAGCAACATCAAGGAGCCTGTTCGTCGCCGGCGGACTTGCTCTCGCGGTTTCGGCGGGCGCTGCGCACGCCAATCCGAAATATGCCGGAATCGTGATCGACGCGAAAACTGGCAAGGTGCTCTACAGCGAGGCGCCGGACGACCTGCGTTATCCCGCTTCGCTTACCAAGATGATGACCGTCTACCTGACCTTCGAAGCACTGGAGGCGGGCAAGATCCGCAAGGATACGCTCGTTCCCGTCTCGAAGAACGCCGCAGCGGAACCTCCCTCCAAGCTCGGGGTGCGTCCCGGCAGCAAGCTCACGGTCGAGCAGGCAATTCAGGCTCTGGTCACACGTTCGGCCAACGACGTAGCAACTGCGCTCGGCGAATTTCTCGGCGGTTCCGAGGACAGATTCGCCCGCATGATGACGCAGAAGGCCCGGGCGCTCGGCATGACGCGTACTGTCTATCGCAACGCCCACGGCCTTCCGAATACGGCGCAGGTGACGACGGCCCGTGATCAGGCCCGTCTCGGCCTGGCGCTGCGCCAGCACTTTCCGCAGTACTATGCGTACTTCAATACGCGCAGCTTCCGTTATGGCAAGCAGACGATTGGGAACCACAACAGGCTGCTCGGGGTCGTTCGCGGCGTCGACGGCATCAAGACCGGTTACACCCGTGCGTCCGGCTTCAACCTTGTCACTTCGGCGCAGGCCGATGGTCGCAGCGTCGTCGGCGTCGTGCTCGGCGGCCGCAGCGGCGGCGCCCGCGACCAACAGATGAAGCAACTTATTGCCCGCTATATGCCGGCTGCCTCCCGCCGCGGGGGCGGAAACCTGATTGCTGAAACCGCAGATGCACCGACCCTGACTGCAAGTGCGGCGGCAAACACCGTTTCCGCAAACGTTGCTAGCGTCGAGACAGCTCGCAGCCTCGACTTGCCGGAGAACGGTCCCATTCCGACCTATCGCTACGAGGAATCCCGTATCGAAACAGCCTATGCCGCCACCACAAGCGAAAGCTCGACGCGCGTTGTCGGCAAGGATGCGCTTGCGGCCACCTTGAGGATCCAGCGCAATGTCGCCGTTCCTGCTGCGGCTCCCGAAATTGCTGTAGAACAGGATGACGCCGAACCGGCCGTTGACGCCTTGACGACCTCCTCGACGGCAGCTTCTGCTCCTTCGGGTTGGGTCATCCAGATCGGCGCGACGCCGGATCGCGTTCAGGCACTGGCGCTTCTGGATCGGGCCCAGGATCGTGGTGGCAAAGCACTGCGCGGAGCCCAGCCCTTCACCGTCGCCGTCGGCAATGGCAGCGAGCAGCTCTATCGCGCCCGGTTCGGCGGTTTCTCCGGCCAGGACAACGCGGTGAACGCCTGCAAGGCACTCAAGAAGAAAGGTATCGCCTGCTGGGCGAGCCAGCAGTGA
- a CDS encoding transglutaminase-like cysteine peptidase — protein MTRKSIWTGTFALLASLAFGSAAQALPASMTIAGPTNQPIGHYEFCKQNADECSTNDAGEPLALNETNWKQIIEINYTVNSSVEPLTDNEIYGVEERWSYPGTAGDCEDYVLLKRKMLIEAGISPSDLLITVVLQPNGEGHAILTVRTDRGDFVLDNMRDKVLLWSATEYRFLKRQSERNAGKWVKLQDGRETAVGSVRQ, from the coding sequence ATGACAAGAAAATCAATCTGGACAGGGACATTTGCACTTCTCGCTTCGCTCGCATTCGGCTCGGCAGCCCAAGCGCTTCCAGCGAGCATGACCATAGCCGGCCCGACCAACCAGCCGATCGGCCACTATGAATTCTGCAAGCAGAATGCCGACGAGTGCAGCACTAACGATGCGGGCGAACCACTGGCGCTCAATGAAACGAATTGGAAGCAGATCATCGAGATCAACTATACGGTCAACAGCTCGGTCGAGCCCCTCACCGACAACGAGATCTATGGTGTCGAAGAGCGCTGGTCCTACCCGGGCACTGCCGGCGACTGTGAAGACTACGTTCTCTTGAAGCGCAAGATGCTGATCGAGGCCGGCATCTCTCCATCCGACCTGCTCATCACTGTCGTCCTTCAGCCGAACGGCGAAGGCCACGCCATCCTTACCGTCCGCACCGATCGCGGCGACTTCGTACTCGACAACATGCGCGACAAAGTTCTGCTCTGGTCCGCCACCGAATATCGCTTCCTCAAGCGCCAGTCGGAGCGCAATGCCGGCAAGTGGGTCAAGCTGCAGGACGGGCGCGAGACTGCCGTGGGCAGCGTGCGCCAGTAG